One segment of Mycolicibacterium baixiangningiae DNA contains the following:
- a CDS encoding glycosyltransferase, protein MIGYYVHHHGRGHLSRALAISRHLTEDVVFFSSAPRPHELGPAVDWVQLPLDLPGEDGPVDDPTANGRLHWVPLHVDGLAARSAVLVNAITALRPRRMVVDVSVEVALLCRLAGVPVTVMAMPGDRGDAVHELGYDIADQIVAPWSCDVYRPDWLARHDARTHYVGVISRFEGAPPGNRSATRPSTGLLLMGAGGSAAPRDALDQLRRGAPDYHWVAAGGDAGWVDDLWPMLSGADVVVTHAGQSGIADVATAGVPAVVIPERRPFDEQHATAAALAEAGVVATAPAWPRPDEWAALLSAARNAGGRWQRLRGEGAAARAASVIAA, encoded by the coding sequence GTGATCGGTTACTACGTCCACCATCACGGGCGCGGTCACCTGTCACGCGCGCTGGCCATCAGCAGACACCTCACCGAAGACGTGGTGTTCTTCTCTTCGGCGCCGCGGCCCCACGAACTCGGCCCCGCCGTCGACTGGGTGCAGCTTCCCCTCGACCTCCCCGGCGAGGACGGCCCGGTCGACGACCCGACGGCCAACGGCCGGCTGCACTGGGTGCCGCTGCACGTCGACGGGCTCGCGGCCCGCTCTGCGGTGCTGGTCAACGCCATCACGGCGCTGCGACCCCGTCGCATGGTGGTCGACGTCTCCGTGGAGGTGGCGCTGCTGTGCCGGCTGGCCGGCGTCCCGGTGACGGTGATGGCGATGCCGGGTGACCGCGGTGACGCCGTGCACGAACTGGGCTACGACATCGCCGACCAGATCGTCGCGCCGTGGTCGTGCGACGTGTACCGGCCGGACTGGCTCGCCCGGCATGACGCGCGTACGCACTACGTCGGTGTGATCAGTCGCTTCGAAGGGGCGCCGCCGGGGAACCGTTCGGCTACGCGGCCGAGCACCGGACTGCTGCTCATGGGGGCGGGTGGGTCGGCGGCGCCCCGGGACGCGCTGGATCAGCTGAGGCGCGGTGCGCCCGACTATCACTGGGTGGCCGCCGGCGGTGACGCCGGCTGGGTGGACGACCTGTGGCCGATGCTCAGCGGCGCCGACGTCGTCGTGACGCACGCCGGGCAGAGCGGCATCGCCGACGTCGCGACGGCGGGCGTCCCCGCCGTGGTCATCCCCGAGCGGCGACCCTTCGACGAGCAGCATGCGACCGCGGCCGCGCTGGCCGAGGCGGGCGTCGTGGCCACCGCGCCGGCGTGGCCGCGCCCAGACGAGTGGGCGGCGCTCCTCTCGGCGGCGCGCAACGCGGGTGGCCGGTGGCAGCGGTTGCGCGGGGAGGGCGCCGCCGCGCGCGCCGCATCGGTGATCGCCGCGTGA
- a CDS encoding glycosyltransferase family 2 protein, producing the protein MTRTAVVAVAHGRHEHLRRQSAGLERSEVRPDLRVVVAIDDPGIAGVVDSAVEVIHCATTDSGLPLARARNLGAEHALQRGADVVMFLDVDCIPGDALVGRYAEVCAASDSAAVFSGPVTYLPPPSDGGYPIDALATMTRPHPARPAPAPGELVVADDHDLFWSLSFAVSAATWRLLGGFCETYVGYGAEDTDFGAVARMRGVPLIWVGGAHAYHQHHPVSSPPVEHLHQIVANARIFHRRWNRWPMPGWLDAFEREGLISRRGDEIVETPPRSGGL; encoded by the coding sequence GTGACCAGAACCGCCGTGGTCGCCGTCGCGCACGGCCGCCACGAGCACCTGCGTCGGCAGAGCGCCGGACTCGAGCGCTCGGAGGTGCGGCCCGATCTACGCGTCGTGGTGGCGATCGACGATCCCGGCATCGCGGGTGTGGTGGACAGTGCCGTGGAGGTCATCCACTGCGCGACAACGGATTCCGGCCTGCCCCTGGCGCGGGCCAGGAACCTCGGCGCTGAGCACGCGCTGCAGCGCGGCGCGGATGTGGTGATGTTCCTCGACGTCGACTGCATTCCCGGGGACGCGCTCGTCGGCCGCTACGCCGAGGTGTGCGCCGCCTCGGACTCCGCCGCGGTGTTCAGCGGACCGGTCACTTACCTGCCGCCACCGTCGGACGGCGGCTACCCGATCGATGCCCTCGCCACGATGACCCGGCCGCATCCGGCGCGCCCCGCGCCCGCTCCCGGGGAGCTCGTCGTCGCCGACGATCACGACCTGTTCTGGTCGCTGTCCTTCGCGGTGAGCGCCGCGACGTGGCGACTGCTCGGTGGCTTTTGTGAGACATATGTGGGCTACGGCGCCGAGGACACCGATTTCGGTGCCGTCGCCCGGATGCGTGGCGTCCCGCTGATCTGGGTGGGGGGTGCACACGCCTACCACCAGCATCATCCGGTCTCCAGCCCGCCGGTCGAGCACCTGCACCAGATCGTGGCCAACGCCCGGATCTTTCACCGGCGCTGGAACCGCTGGCCGATGCCGGGCTGGCTCGACGCGTTCGAACGGGAGGGGCTGATCTCCCGGCGCGGGGACGAGATCGTCGAGACGCCGCCGCGGTCAGGCGGTCTGTAG
- a CDS encoding SDR family oxidoreductase produces MHDAPARIVLVTGASRGVGAEVARHLASPDTHVLVNDRENGDRAETITAAIRHAGGQASTLTADISDEAATVAMMDSVAARFGRLDALVLNASGGFEPVADQGDAMRLNRDAQRRLAQLALPLMPVGGRIIYVTSHQAHFFPNKAVPKGYAGVAASKRAGETALYKMRSALGRLGIHLTVVSGDMIDGGPMPGAHEFADAIVGATRTPHPQSIVYAGRADYLQTA; encoded by the coding sequence ATGCACGATGCACCTGCACGAATCGTCCTGGTGACAGGCGCGTCGAGGGGCGTCGGCGCGGAGGTGGCGCGGCATCTCGCCAGCCCCGACACCCACGTCCTCGTCAACGACCGCGAGAACGGCGACCGCGCTGAGACCATCACCGCAGCCATCCGCCATGCGGGTGGGCAGGCGTCGACGCTGACCGCGGACATCTCCGACGAAGCCGCCACGGTGGCGATGATGGACTCCGTCGCGGCCCGCTTCGGACGCCTCGACGCCCTCGTGCTGAACGCCTCGGGCGGCTTCGAACCGGTCGCCGACCAGGGCGACGCGATGCGCCTCAACCGCGATGCTCAGCGGCGTCTCGCCCAGTTGGCGTTGCCGCTGATGCCGGTCGGCGGCCGCATCATCTACGTCACCAGCCATCAAGCCCACTTCTTCCCCAACAAGGCGGTGCCGAAGGGCTACGCGGGGGTCGCCGCGAGCAAGCGCGCCGGTGAAACCGCGCTGTACAAGATGCGTTCGGCGCTCGGCCGCCTCGGTATCCATCTCACGGTGGTGTCCGGCGACATGATCGACGGCGGCCCGATGCCGGGCGCCCACGAGTTCGCCGACGCCATCGTCGGCGCCACCAGGACCCCGCACCCGCAGAGCATCGTCTACGCCGGCAGAGCCGACTACCTACAGACCGCCTGA
- a CDS encoding pyridoxamine 5'-phosphate oxidase family protein has product MSIDACSLTAQDLELLRRPLHGFLSVAAGPLPPQPRPVWFEATAEGTIQLFTAPDSLKIRRLRRDPRASLVVAAPAGERERWVSVAGHTTVEPDGAHDLCTRLAARYWDLDDPGRAGDLAAILAEEQVRLVIHPENVSRYLY; this is encoded by the coding sequence ATGAGCATCGATGCCTGTTCGTTGACCGCCCAGGATCTCGAACTCCTCCGGCGCCCCCTGCACGGTTTCCTGTCGGTGGCCGCGGGACCGCTCCCACCGCAGCCGCGGCCGGTGTGGTTCGAGGCCACCGCCGAGGGAACGATCCAACTGTTCACAGCCCCTGACTCGTTGAAGATCCGGCGACTGCGCCGCGACCCGCGCGCGTCCCTCGTCGTCGCCGCGCCGGCGGGTGAGCGCGAGCGGTGGGTGTCGGTCGCGGGCCACACCACCGTGGAACCCGACGGCGCCCACGATCTGTGCACCCGGCTTGCCGCACGGTACTGGGATCTCGACGATCCGGGCCGGGCCGGCGACCTGGCCGCGATCCTGGCCGAGGAGCAGGTGCGGCTCGTCATCCACCCGGAGAACGTGAGCCGCTACCTCTATTAG
- a CDS encoding AraC family transcriptional regulator encodes MDVFGDLFRGVRAHGSLFGSTTMTPPWALHFVDGAPLTLCTVLNGTGWIVPEHGAPEQLRPYDTVVVRGPETFTFVDELDTAAEPIACGEFCSTPEQGGTTHRLGWNDNADNGVGATTLIVGAYPVRGEISRRLLDALPVVLRVEAGGTGDPVLDHLAAEVALDVPGQQVVLDRLLDWMLVCTLRAWFDRPGGEAPAWWAAQRDPVVGEALRLMHAEPAAPWTVSSLADRTGVARSTMAKRFGELLGEPPLTYLTRWRMTLAADQLIERESATVAAVARTVGYADPFAFSAAFKRVRGINPSEFRRTAAGVARR; translated from the coding sequence GTGGACGTCTTCGGAGACCTGTTCCGGGGGGTGCGGGCGCACGGCTCCCTGTTCGGCAGCACCACGATGACCCCGCCCTGGGCACTGCACTTCGTCGACGGCGCGCCATTGACGTTGTGCACCGTGCTCAACGGGACGGGGTGGATCGTGCCGGAACACGGTGCGCCGGAGCAGTTGCGCCCGTACGACACCGTCGTCGTGCGGGGTCCGGAAACCTTCACCTTCGTCGACGAACTCGACACGGCGGCGGAGCCGATCGCGTGCGGTGAGTTCTGCTCGACGCCTGAGCAGGGCGGCACCACCCACCGGCTCGGATGGAACGACAACGCGGACAACGGTGTTGGCGCGACCACCCTGATCGTCGGTGCGTACCCGGTACGCGGTGAGATCAGCCGCCGACTCCTGGACGCGCTGCCCGTGGTACTGCGCGTGGAGGCCGGCGGCACGGGCGACCCCGTATTGGATCACCTCGCCGCCGAAGTGGCGCTGGACGTGCCGGGCCAGCAAGTGGTGCTCGACCGGCTGCTGGACTGGATGCTGGTGTGCACGCTGCGGGCGTGGTTCGACCGGCCCGGCGGTGAGGCGCCGGCGTGGTGGGCCGCCCAGCGGGACCCGGTGGTCGGCGAGGCGCTGCGCCTGATGCACGCCGAACCCGCGGCGCCGTGGACGGTCTCGTCGCTGGCCGACCGGACCGGGGTGGCGCGGTCGACGATGGCCAAGCGGTTCGGGGAGCTGTTGGGCGAACCGCCGCTGACCTACCTCACCCGCTGGCGCATGACGCTCGCGGCGGATCAGCTGATCGAGAGGGAGTCGGCGACCGTCGCGGCCGTCGCCCGCACCGTGGGCTATGCCGACCCGTTCGCGTTCAGCGCGGCGTTCAAACGGGTGCGGGGGATCAACCCGAGTGAATTCCGGCGCACGGCGGCGGGTGTGGCGCGGCGTTAG
- a CDS encoding Na+/H+ antiporter, translating to MAALSLLLALLAATVVLAPLAQRVSIPYPAVMLVFGLALALIPGVPVLSPNPELILPLVLPPLLFAAARRTSWREFLDNRRPIALLAVALVGVTAVAVGAVLHALVPTVPLIAALALGAAVAPPDAVAATAVAQKLGIPRRLRTILEGEGLSNDATSLVLYEVAVAGTMTGAFSAWGAGEALGLAVVLGVVVGLVIAVITRRLINKLPPHPAGSGLVLVVPFAAYAAADALHGSGVIAVVTVALAMSRYGDTESSQTRLATGTTWEIIELLLTGSAFAFVGLQMRAVADSIDAPLGELLVQGLVLTLVVIVVRFLWIFPVAAIDERLHQRKQHVAEPIGWREMTVSSWAGMRGVVTLAAVLALPPNFPERERLVFFAFVVIVVTLLLQGLTLPTLVRRLKVQASPDEEVDAVQDLIRRARDAGLKRLDELGDQEDADPDVLDHARENADRMWHSVGFAPPDAESNEAHTDHAMTVNALKDEMLAAAREAVVEARSESGTDPTIVDRVLRRLDARGSHPE from the coding sequence TTGGCCGCTCTCTCCCTGCTGCTGGCGCTGCTCGCGGCCACCGTTGTGCTGGCGCCCCTGGCCCAGCGCGTGTCGATTCCGTACCCGGCCGTGATGCTGGTGTTCGGTCTGGCGCTGGCGCTCATCCCCGGCGTCCCGGTGTTGTCGCCGAATCCGGAGCTGATCCTTCCGCTGGTGCTGCCGCCGCTGCTGTTCGCCGCCGCGCGGCGCACCTCGTGGCGGGAGTTCCTCGACAACCGCCGGCCCATCGCGCTGCTGGCCGTCGCGCTTGTCGGGGTCACCGCCGTCGCGGTCGGGGCGGTGCTGCACGCACTGGTGCCGACCGTCCCGCTGATCGCCGCGCTCGCCCTCGGTGCGGCGGTCGCCCCGCCGGATGCGGTCGCCGCCACCGCCGTGGCGCAGAAACTCGGCATACCGCGGCGGCTGCGCACCATCCTCGAGGGTGAAGGTCTGTCGAACGACGCGACCTCACTGGTGCTCTACGAGGTGGCCGTGGCGGGCACGATGACCGGCGCCTTCTCCGCCTGGGGTGCGGGTGAGGCACTCGGGCTCGCCGTCGTCCTCGGCGTGGTGGTCGGTCTGGTCATCGCCGTCATCACCCGTCGGCTGATCAACAAGCTGCCGCCGCACCCGGCAGGCAGCGGGCTCGTCCTCGTCGTCCCGTTCGCGGCGTACGCGGCCGCGGACGCGCTACACGGCAGCGGGGTGATCGCCGTGGTGACCGTGGCCCTGGCGATGAGCCGCTACGGCGACACCGAATCATCGCAGACCCGGCTGGCCACCGGGACGACCTGGGAGATCATCGAGTTGCTGCTGACCGGTTCGGCATTCGCGTTCGTCGGGCTGCAGATGCGCGCCGTCGCGGACAGCATCGACGCACCGCTCGGGGAACTGCTCGTGCAGGGGCTGGTGCTCACGCTGGTGGTGATCGTCGTGCGCTTCCTGTGGATCTTCCCGGTCGCTGCCATCGACGAGCGGTTGCACCAGCGCAAACAACACGTGGCCGAACCGATCGGCTGGCGGGAGATGACCGTCTCGTCGTGGGCGGGGATGCGCGGCGTGGTGACGTTGGCCGCCGTGCTGGCGCTCCCACCGAACTTCCCCGAACGGGAGCGCCTGGTGTTCTTCGCGTTCGTGGTCATCGTCGTCACCCTGCTGCTGCAGGGGCTGACGCTGCCGACCCTCGTCCGCCGACTCAAGGTGCAGGCCTCACCCGACGAGGAGGTCGACGCCGTCCAGGACCTCATCCGGCGCGCCCGCGACGCCGGCCTCAAACGGCTCGACGAACTGGGCGACCAGGAGGACGCCGACCCCGACGTCCTCGACCATGCCCGGGAGAACGCCGACCGGATGTGGCATTCGGTCGGATTCGCGCCACCCGACGCCGAGTCCAACGAAGCCCACACCGACCACGCGATGACGGTCAACGCGCTCAAGGACGAAATGCTCGCGGCCGCACGGGAGGCCGTGGTCGAGGCGCGTTCCGAATCGGGCACCGATCCGACGATCGTCGACCGGGTCCTGCGCCGCCTCGACGCCCGGGGCAGCCACCCCGAATAG
- a CDS encoding ABC transporter permease: protein MSVFVDITPDESALDAPAASPRGKRGGRLTRAALPLLSLAVFFGLWQLAAVSGVWNQTFVPYPATVWRAFLDVSTTHDGVRGYGGYLLVEHLYMTLRRVLAGVVIGVVLGVVLGLVMGSVSWVRSVLEPWLTFLRALPPLAYFFLLVIWLGIDEAPKVTLLALAALPPAAVATTAAVLAAPVGLIEAARALGASRAEVIRDVVVPSALPETFTGIRLAVGMAYSSVVAAELFNGLPGVGGLVKDASNYNNTPVVLVGIFAIGISGLIIDGLLRTIERRAVPWRGKV, encoded by the coding sequence GTGTCGGTCTTCGTCGATATCACCCCGGACGAGTCAGCCCTCGACGCGCCCGCCGCGTCACCGCGCGGCAAGCGGGGCGGACGGCTCACCCGTGCCGCGCTGCCGTTGCTCTCGCTGGCGGTGTTCTTCGGACTGTGGCAGCTGGCCGCGGTCAGCGGCGTCTGGAACCAAACCTTCGTCCCGTATCCGGCGACGGTGTGGCGGGCGTTCCTCGACGTGTCCACCACCCACGACGGCGTCCGCGGCTATGGCGGCTACCTGCTGGTCGAGCACCTGTACATGACGCTGCGGCGGGTGCTGGCCGGTGTCGTCATCGGGGTGGTGCTCGGGGTGGTGCTCGGCCTGGTGATGGGGTCGGTCAGCTGGGTGCGCAGCGTGCTGGAGCCGTGGCTGACCTTCCTGCGCGCGCTGCCTCCGCTGGCGTACTTCTTCCTGCTGGTCATCTGGCTGGGCATCGACGAGGCGCCGAAGGTCACGCTGCTCGCGCTGGCGGCGCTGCCACCGGCGGCCGTCGCCACCACCGCCGCCGTCCTCGCCGCGCCCGTCGGCCTGATCGAGGCCGCCCGGGCGCTGGGTGCCTCCCGCGCCGAGGTCATCCGCGACGTCGTCGTCCCGTCGGCGCTGCCGGAGACTTTCACCGGCATCCGGCTCGCGGTGGGCATGGCGTACTCGTCGGTGGTCGCCGCCGAACTGTTCAACGGCCTGCCCGGCGTCGGCGGGCTGGTCAAGGACGCCAGTAATTACAACAACACCCCGGTCGTGTTGGTCGGCATCTTCGCCATCGGCATCTCCGGCCTGATCATCGACGGTCTCCTGCGCACGATCGAACGGCGCGCCGTCCCCTGGAGAGGAAAAGTATGA
- a CDS encoding taurine ABC transporter substrate-binding protein encodes MRIKALAAVAVTMLALAGCSVDRSGQDAEKQTIRIAYQSFPSGDLIVKNNRWLEDALPDYNIKWTKFDSGADVNTAFVAKEVDFGALGSSPVARGLSAPLNIPYKVAFVLDVAGDNEALVARNGSGVTTIADLRGKRVGTPFASTAHYSLLAALSQSGLSPSDVQLVDLQPQAILAAFERGDIDAGYSWLPTLDQLRGNGKDLITSRQLARDGKPTLDLGVVSDEFAGAHPEVVDIWRQQEARALTVIKDDPDAAAKAIGAEIGLPADEVKGQLAQGVYLTPAEVASPEWLGSEGNPGNIANNLESASQFLAEQKQIPSAAPLTTFQEAIYTKGLPGAITQ; translated from the coding sequence ATGAGGATCAAAGCCCTTGCCGCCGTGGCGGTCACCATGCTCGCATTGGCGGGGTGCTCGGTCGACCGCTCGGGCCAGGATGCCGAGAAGCAGACGATTCGCATTGCCTACCAGAGCTTTCCGAGCGGCGACCTGATCGTGAAGAACAACCGCTGGCTCGAGGACGCGCTGCCCGACTACAACATCAAATGGACGAAGTTCGACTCGGGTGCAGACGTCAACACCGCATTCGTCGCCAAGGAGGTCGACTTCGGTGCGCTGGGCTCGAGCCCTGTGGCGCGCGGGCTGTCGGCACCGCTGAACATCCCGTACAAGGTGGCGTTCGTCCTCGACGTCGCCGGGGACAACGAGGCGCTGGTGGCCCGCAACGGCAGCGGCGTCACCACGATCGCCGACCTGCGGGGTAAGCGGGTCGGCACACCGTTCGCCTCCACAGCGCACTACAGCCTGCTGGCGGCGCTGAGCCAGAGCGGGCTGTCGCCCAGCGATGTTCAGCTCGTCGACCTGCAGCCGCAGGCGATCCTCGCGGCGTTCGAGCGCGGCGACATCGACGCCGGCTACTCGTGGCTGCCGACGCTGGATCAGTTGCGCGGCAACGGTAAAGACCTGATCACCAGCCGTCAGCTGGCCCGCGACGGTAAGCCCACCCTCGATCTCGGTGTGGTGTCCGACGAATTCGCAGGCGCCCACCCCGAGGTGGTCGACATCTGGCGCCAACAGGAAGCCCGTGCGCTCACCGTCATCAAGGACGATCCCGACGCCGCGGCCAAGGCCATCGGCGCCGAGATCGGCCTGCCCGCCGACGAGGTCAAGGGGCAGCTCGCGCAGGGCGTGTACCTGACGCCCGCCGAGGTGGCCTCGCCGGAATGGCTTGGCTCCGAGGGAAATCCGGGCAACATCGCGAACAACCTCGAGAGTGCCTCGCAGTTCCTCGCCGAGCAGAAGCAGATCCCGTCGGCTGCACCCCTGACGACGTTCCAGGAGGCGATCTACACCAAGGGTCTCCCCGGTGCCATCACCCAGTGA
- a CDS encoding ABC transporter ATP-binding protein, which translates to MPSPSDGAIHLRGVSHRYGRSGWEVTAVGPVDLIVEPGTFLVLVGASGCGKSTLLRLLAGFETPTEGTVAVAGSAPTPGVTAGVVFQQPRLFPWRTVGGNVDLALKYARVPREQRAGRREELLTRVGLEGTAERRVWEISGGQQQRVAIARALAADTPLLLLDEPFAALDALSRERLQEDVRRVSAESGRTTVFVTHSAEEAAFLGSRIVVLTRRPGQVALDLPVDLPRTDVDPDELRRSPEYTELRAEVGRAVKAAAA; encoded by the coding sequence GTGCCATCACCCAGTGACGGCGCCATCCACCTACGCGGCGTCTCGCACCGGTACGGCCGCAGCGGCTGGGAGGTCACCGCGGTCGGGCCCGTCGACCTGATCGTCGAACCCGGGACGTTCCTGGTGCTGGTGGGTGCGTCCGGATGCGGGAAGAGCACGCTGCTGCGGTTGCTCGCCGGCTTCGAAACCCCGACCGAGGGAACGGTGGCGGTGGCCGGTTCGGCGCCGACCCCCGGAGTGACCGCCGGGGTGGTCTTCCAGCAGCCCAGGCTCTTCCCGTGGCGCACGGTCGGCGGCAACGTCGACCTCGCGCTGAAGTACGCGCGGGTGCCCCGCGAGCAGCGGGCCGGACGACGCGAGGAACTCCTGACGAGGGTCGGTCTGGAGGGCACCGCCGAACGGCGCGTCTGGGAGATCAGCGGAGGTCAGCAGCAGCGGGTCGCGATCGCGCGGGCGTTGGCGGCCGACACGCCGCTGTTGCTACTCGACGAACCGTTCGCCGCGCTCGACGCGCTCAGCCGTGAACGTCTACAGGAGGACGTGCGAAGGGTCAGCGCCGAATCGGGCCGCACCACGGTGTTCGTCACCCACAGCGCTGAGGAGGCCGCGTTCCTCGGTTCGCGCATCGTGGTGCTCACCCGCCGGCCGGGTCAGGTGGCGCTCGACCTGCCCGTCGACCTGCCGCGAACGGATGTCGACCCCGACGAACTGCGTCGCTCGCCGGAGTACACGGAACTGCGCGCCGAAGTCGGCCGCGCGGTCAAGGCCGCCGCGGCGTAG
- a CDS encoding TetR/AcrR family transcriptional regulator, producing MSPEASPNGSTRRDELLQVATKLFAARGYHGTRMDDVADAVGLNKATVYHYYASKSLILYDIYKGAADFTVDALHDDPTASARETIYHFTRRLLVGIASDIERAAVYFQEGPYIGEWFTEEQVEYIREKEAQVYEHVRDVIDRGIASGEFFECDSHVLALGYIGMTLGAYRWLRPQGRRTAQEIAEEFSTALLRGLIRDETVRTESPLGEGVRTAAVHD from the coding sequence ATGTCCCCCGAAGCGTCACCGAACGGGTCGACCCGGCGCGATGAGCTGCTGCAGGTCGCCACCAAGCTGTTCGCCGCGCGCGGGTATCACGGCACCCGGATGGACGATGTCGCCGACGCCGTCGGGTTGAACAAGGCCACGGTCTACCACTACTACGCGAGTAAATCGCTGATCCTCTACGACATCTACAAGGGTGCGGCCGACTTCACCGTCGACGCCCTGCACGACGATCCGACGGCGTCCGCCCGGGAGACGATCTACCACTTCACCCGGCGGTTGCTCGTCGGCATCGCAAGTGACATCGAGCGCGCCGCGGTGTACTTCCAGGAGGGCCCCTACATCGGTGAGTGGTTCACCGAGGAGCAGGTGGAGTACATCCGCGAGAAGGAGGCCCAGGTCTACGAGCACGTCCGCGACGTGATCGACCGGGGTATCGCCAGCGGCGAGTTCTTCGAGTGCGACTCGCATGTGCTGGCGCTCGGGTACATCGGCATGACGCTGGGCGCCTACCGCTGGCTGCGCCCGCAGGGGCGGCGTACCGCCCAGGAGATCGCTGAGGAATTCAGTACCGCGCTGCTGCGCGGCCTGATCCGCGACGAGACCGTCCGCACCGAGTCACCGCTCGGTGAAGGCGTGCGAACCGCAGCAGTGCATGACTGA
- a CDS encoding alcohol dehydrogenase catalytic domain-containing protein → MTIRGAVLEEIGRPRPFSESTPLSVSELQLDPPGPDELLVRIEAAGLCHSDLSVVDGNRVRPVPMLLGHEAAGVIEEVGPGVSDLAIGQRVVMTFLPRCGHCTACATDGLTPCEPGSAANGAGTLMHGDIRLHRDGRPVHHHLGVSGFATHAVVDRHSVVPVDADVPPVVASLLGCAVLTGGGAVLNVGKPRPGQTVVVVGLGGVGMAAMITAMSYDGVEVVGIDQLEDKLDRARSMGINAAYSPDEAAERNVKAEVVVEAVGHPAALETAIAHTAPGGRTITVGLPRPDARISVSPLGFVAEGRSLIGSYLGSAVPARDIPRFVDLWRSGRLPVETLVSSTISLDEINTGMDRLAEGKAVRQVIEFD, encoded by the coding sequence ATGACCATCCGCGGCGCCGTCCTGGAGGAGATCGGCCGGCCCCGACCCTTCTCCGAGTCCACCCCGCTGTCTGTATCCGAATTGCAGCTCGACCCGCCCGGCCCCGACGAACTGCTGGTCCGCATCGAGGCCGCGGGCCTGTGCCATTCGGATCTGTCCGTCGTCGACGGCAACCGGGTGCGCCCGGTCCCGATGCTGCTCGGCCACGAAGCCGCGGGTGTCATCGAGGAAGTCGGCCCCGGCGTATCCGACCTCGCCATCGGGCAGCGGGTCGTCATGACGTTCCTGCCCCGATGCGGCCACTGCACGGCGTGCGCCACCGACGGCCTGACACCGTGCGAACCCGGAAGCGCCGCCAACGGCGCGGGCACCCTCATGCACGGAGACATCCGCCTGCACCGCGACGGCAGGCCGGTGCACCACCACCTCGGCGTATCCGGATTCGCCACTCACGCTGTGGTGGACCGGCATTCGGTGGTTCCCGTCGACGCAGACGTTCCGCCCGTGGTCGCCTCCCTCCTGGGCTGCGCGGTCCTCACCGGGGGCGGTGCGGTGCTCAACGTCGGCAAACCGCGACCCGGCCAGACAGTGGTGGTGGTCGGACTCGGCGGCGTCGGGATGGCTGCGATGATCACCGCCATGTCCTACGACGGCGTGGAGGTCGTCGGGATCGACCAACTGGAGGACAAGCTCGATCGCGCCCGGTCCATGGGCATCAACGCCGCCTACAGCCCGGACGAGGCCGCCGAGCGCAACGTCAAGGCCGAGGTGGTGGTCGAAGCCGTCGGCCACCCCGCCGCACTCGAGACGGCGATCGCGCACACCGCTCCCGGTGGTCGCACCATCACGGTCGGGCTCCCCCGACCCGACGCCCGAATCTCGGTGTCGCCGTTGGGTTTCGTCGCCGAGGGCCGATCCCTCATCGGAAGCTACCTCGGCTCCGCGGTTCCGGCCCGCGACATCCCGCGGTTCGTCGACCTGTGGCGTTCCGGCCGGCTCCCGGTGGAAACCCTTGTGTCGTCGACCATCTCACTCGACGAGATCAACACCGGCATGGACCGCCTCGCCGAGGGCAAGGCGGTCCGCCAGGTCATCGAGTTCGATTAG
- a CDS encoding acyl-CoA thioesterase, with protein sequence MPTDSGDRRTSRDFPVHWPVLTRWTDNDMFGHLNNAVYYELFDTAINGWINTTVGIDPVNAPWLGVVAESGCQYFAELKFPDPLVVGLAVARLGTSSVTYRLAVFERDATQVAAVGHWVHVYVDRENRRPIPIPDAVRSLLETARVE encoded by the coding sequence ATGCCCACCGACTCCGGGGACCGGCGGACCAGCCGCGATTTCCCGGTGCATTGGCCGGTGCTGACGCGATGGACCGACAACGACATGTTCGGCCACCTCAACAACGCGGTGTACTACGAGCTGTTCGACACCGCGATCAACGGGTGGATCAACACGACGGTGGGCATCGACCCGGTGAACGCGCCGTGGTTGGGGGTGGTCGCCGAATCCGGTTGCCAGTACTTCGCGGAGCTGAAGTTCCCGGATCCGTTGGTGGTGGGGCTGGCGGTGGCCCGCCTGGGCACCAGCAGCGTCACCTACCGCCTGGCGGTGTTCGAGCGGGACGCGACGCAGGTCGCGGCCGTCGGGCACTGGGTGCACGTGTACGTCGACCGGGAGAACCGCCGGCCCATCCCGATCCCGGACGCGGTCCGGTCGCTGCTGGAGACGGCCCGCGTGGAGTAG